A single region of the Sulfitobacter sp. D7 genome encodes:
- the otsB gene encoding trehalose-phosphatase, with product MDSTTLSHSNLPPVIPLERHAFFLDLDGTLAPIVDNPEDACLPEATRHLLTQLVAQTDGAVAVISGRALADVDRILGALRLPVSGSHGLELRLSTAADHAPKQSAGIPAPVIDRLEEFAVLHGVTSERKPGAIALHYRKAPDQGEACRAFVDTLVGEDASLRGLHGKMVSEVALKGVDKGGAVTRFMASPAFAERLPVMVGDDVTDEDGFRAAQAMGGFGIKIGQGPTDAQHRIADVAGFADWLKEILH from the coding sequence ATGGATAGCACCACCCTGTCGCACAGCAATCTGCCGCCCGTGATCCCGCTTGAGCGCCATGCGTTTTTCCTTGATCTCGACGGCACGCTGGCCCCCATCGTCGACAACCCCGAAGACGCCTGCCTGCCGGAGGCGACGCGCCACCTGCTGACGCAACTCGTTGCGCAGACCGATGGGGCGGTGGCGGTGATCTCGGGCCGGGCGCTGGCGGATGTGGACCGTATCTTGGGCGCGCTGCGGCTGCCGGTCTCTGGCTCGCATGGGTTAGAGTTGCGGCTGAGCACCGCGGCGGATCACGCCCCAAAGCAGAGCGCAGGGATCCCCGCCCCCGTGATCGACCGGTTGGAAGAATTCGCCGTGCTGCATGGGGTGACGTCAGAACGCAAACCCGGCGCGATTGCGCTGCATTACCGCAAGGCCCCCGATCAGGGCGAGGCCTGCCGCGCCTTTGTCGATACGCTGGTTGGCGAAGACGCCAGCCTGCGCGGCCTGCATGGCAAGATGGTCAGCGAAGTCGCCCTGAAAGGTGTCGACAAGGGCGGCGCGGTGACGCGATTCATGGCCTCCCCCGCCTTTGCCGAGCGGCTGCCGGTAATGGTAGGCGACGACGTAACGGACGAAGATGGCTTTCGCGCGGCGCAGGCCATGGGTGGCTTTGGCATCAAGATCGGCCAAGGGCCAACCGACGCACAACATCGCATCGCAGATGTGGCCGGCTTTGCCGATTGGCTGAAAGAAATTCTGCACTGA
- a CDS encoding glycoside hydrolase family 15 protein, giving the protein MDLGVIGNCAVAALVSREGAINWFCLPRFDGDPVFHSLMGHGAGEEGDGEFAVELEDMTESEQSYLPNTAILRTVLRSAKGAVEIVDFCPRFTAYGRSFRPQMLVRQIRRIEGSPRVRMHLKPRFQWGEVAPTLTRGSNHVRFVGPEQNMRLTTDAPIDHVLDGRMINLEGEMTFLLGPDETLSDSPEQIGTTFRTKTTRYWQRWTQRLAIPFEWQEAVIRAAITLKLCSYEATGGVIAAITTSLPEAPDSGRNWDYRYCWVRDAFFTVRALNSLAATRTLEHYFQWLMNAVADAEGGHIQPVLGLGLETALTERISPSLQGFRGMGPVRIGNQAHEHFQHDTYGNIILGAAPAFFDHRLPMNTGRTAFEQLEPLGEQAWELHDEPDAGIWELRSRARIHTSSSLMCWAACDRLGKIARHLKLDDRAALWAERAEVIRDKILDNAWSEERGAFVESFGGSTLDASVLLMGEVGFLPPKDPRFIATVERLSEVLGRGPFMLRYEEADDFGVPEVGFNVCAFWRIDALARIGREEEARKLFEELLEARNHLGLMSEDTAFATGEGWGNFPQTYSMVGIINGAMRLSRRWEAEL; this is encoded by the coding sequence ATGGATCTGGGTGTCATCGGGAATTGCGCGGTTGCGGCGCTGGTCAGCCGCGAAGGGGCGATCAACTGGTTTTGCCTGCCACGGTTTGACGGCGATCCGGTCTTTCACAGTCTGATGGGCCACGGCGCGGGCGAAGAGGGCGACGGGGAGTTTGCCGTCGAACTCGAAGACATGACAGAAAGCGAACAGAGCTATCTGCCCAATACCGCGATCCTGCGCACGGTCCTGCGCAGCGCCAAGGGCGCGGTTGAGATTGTTGATTTCTGCCCCCGTTTCACCGCCTATGGCCGCAGCTTTCGCCCCCAGATGTTGGTCCGGCAAATCCGCCGGATCGAAGGCTCGCCCCGCGTGCGCATGCATCTAAAACCGCGCTTTCAATGGGGAGAGGTGGCCCCCACGCTTACCCGCGGGTCGAACCATGTGCGCTTTGTCGGGCCTGAGCAGAACATGCGCCTGACCACCGACGCGCCGATCGACCATGTGTTGGACGGGCGCATGATCAACCTCGAAGGGGAAATGACCTTCCTCCTTGGCCCGGACGAGACACTGTCGGACAGTCCTGAGCAGATTGGCACCACCTTTCGAACCAAAACCACGCGCTATTGGCAGCGCTGGACGCAGCGGTTGGCGATCCCTTTCGAGTGGCAAGAGGCCGTCATTCGCGCCGCGATCACGCTGAAACTCTGCAGCTATGAGGCCACGGGCGGTGTCATCGCCGCGATCACCACCTCTCTGCCCGAAGCGCCGGATTCGGGGCGCAACTGGGATTACCGCTATTGCTGGGTCCGCGATGCGTTTTTCACCGTGCGCGCGCTCAACAGTCTCGCCGCGACCCGCACCTTGGAGCATTATTTCCAATGGCTGATGAATGCCGTGGCGGATGCCGAAGGCGGGCATATCCAGCCCGTGCTAGGGCTCGGGCTTGAGACGGCGTTAACCGAACGTATCTCACCCAGCTTGCAAGGCTTCCGCGGGATGGGGCCGGTGCGGATCGGCAATCAGGCGCATGAGCATTTCCAGCACGACACCTATGGCAATATCATCCTTGGCGCAGCGCCCGCGTTTTTTGACCACCGCCTGCCGATGAACACCGGGCGCACGGCCTTTGAACAGCTTGAGCCCTTGGGCGAGCAGGCGTGGGAGCTGCACGACGAACCTGATGCCGGGATTTGGGAGCTGCGCAGCCGTGCCCGCATTCACACGTCTTCGTCGCTGATGTGCTGGGCTGCCTGCGACCGTTTGGGCAAGATTGCGCGCCATTTGAAGTTGGACGACCGCGCCGCCCTCTGGGCCGAGCGCGCCGAGGTGATCCGCGACAAGATCCTCGACAACGCTTGGTCAGAAGAACGCGGCGCCTTTGTCGAAAGCTTTGGCGGCAGCACCTTGGACGCCAGTGTCTTGCTGATGGGGGAGGTCGGTTTCCTGCCACCGAAAGACCCGCGGTTCATCGCCACGGTCGAGCGTCTTTCCGAAGTGCTGGGCCGCGGCCCCTTCATGCTGCGCTACGAAGAGGCGGATGATTTCGGCGTGCCCGAGGTCGGCTTTAACGTCTGCGCCTTCTGGCGGATCGATGCGCTGGCGCGGATTGGCCGCGAAGAGGAAGCCCGCAAGCTGTTCGAAGAACTGTTGGAAGCCCGCAACCACCTTGGCCTGATGTCCGAAGACACCGCCTTTGCCACCGGCGAGGGCTGGGGCAACTTCCCGCAGACCTATTCCATGGTCGGCATCATCAACGGCGCGATGCGCCTGTCGCGGCGGTGGGAAGCCGAGCTTTAA
- a CDS encoding LysE family translocator has product MELSHLIAFNIALIASILSPGPAFLIALKTTLSSGRRAGVAVGLGLGLVASFWTLAALLGLEAVFLAFPWAYAVVKTLGAVYLLYVAFGMWRGARAPVTSTVTPARHAFRQGLMINILNPKSVLFAAAVLVVIFPEGMRLSENLLIVANHLIIEVAFYTTLAFGMSRPAVSQGYLRAKVYFDRVASAVLGLLGVRLLFAR; this is encoded by the coding sequence ATGGAACTGTCGCATCTCATCGCCTTTAACATCGCGCTCATCGCGTCGATCCTCAGCCCCGGCCCGGCCTTTCTGATCGCGCTAAAGACCACGCTAAGTTCGGGGCGGCGGGCGGGTGTTGCGGTGGGGCTTGGGCTTGGCCTCGTGGCATCGTTCTGGACCCTCGCCGCGCTCTTGGGGTTGGAGGCGGTGTTCCTCGCTTTCCCATGGGCCTACGCAGTCGTGAAAACACTGGGCGCGGTCTATCTGCTTTATGTGGCCTTTGGCATGTGGCGCGGGGCGCGGGCGCCCGTGACAAGTACGGTGACCCCCGCCCGCCATGCCTTTCGGCAGGGGCTGATGATCAACATTCTGAACCCCAAATCGGTGCTTTTCGCCGCGGCGGTTCTGGTGGTCATCTTCCCCGAGGGGATGCGCCTGAGCGAGAACCTTTTGATCGTCGCCAACCACCTGATCATCGAAGTCGCCTTTTACACCACTTTGGCCTTCGGCATGAGCCGCCCGGCAGTGAGCCAAGGCTACCTGCGCGCGAAGGTTTACTTTGACCGGGTGGCCTCAGCGGTGCTGGGGCTTTTGGGAGTGCGTCTGCTGTTCGCGCGTTAA